The DNA segment AATCTCCAACAGTAGTTGCTGAATGATCCAAACTCTTGCTTGACCTGTTTTTCAATTTACAATCTATTAAGTCAATTTGTTCATAAACTTCTTTAGCATAACACACacaatctatctatctatctaccTTGAGAACTGATTTTGCGTTATCGGCAATGGCTCGCAGTTTCTGTTCGGACAGAACAAGACATCCGTTTACTTTAAGAGACATCAACCTCTTCTCTGTGAATTCTGATATAGCTAACGGATCAAAATCCTCAAAGAGcttcctgcaaaaaaaaaaaaaaaaccaaaatcttaTGTTCTTACACAAAAAAGACAAAGGAACAATCTTTCTATATATTCCATAAAAATTAGAATCAGAATATTACCTAAAGGCATCTCTTTTGTGTAGAATAGAAGGCCAGCTAAACTCAGCTAATGCTTGTGAGAACACAAGCAGCTCGAAGAGTTTCTTGTCGTCACGAACCGGAACACCCCACTCCTCATCATGAAACTTCACGTAGATCGAGTCTGTCCATCAAATCATTATCACTATTATTATCAACCGCCCAAGTAAAAAACTTCTGTTTCGTTTTTGTCATTATTGTCAACTACAACACCTAGTTATTGCAGGGTGCAATTAATATGTTGTTGACATGTATGAAACTGATTGTTACAATGTTACTACCAGTAATCTTTTTAACTcatatactaaaaaaaaaacaatttttttttgtcaatactCAAGAAAACAATTTACATTTCGAAATAACATACAAAAGATTAAATGTGCGAGAGggacaaaaaaaatctctactttgggtaaaatgtttttttttaacaaagaacacaaaaaaaacagCACCTCCTCGTTATTCACGAAATTATtgagttatttaaaaaaaaacagtatattTTTTTGGCAAAATAAACAGAGGaaaatgtgaaaattttaaattaaagttaAATGAGGCAATTGAGGAAAAAAAGTTGTCAGACAAAACAGACCTGAGTTAGGTGTGATCCAGTGGCATCTCTTGACCGGTCCCGGACTCTCAGGAAGAATGTCACCAACGGCGGCGACACTGTTCAGCTTCGTCACTGATCCGTTCCGTTTCGACGGAGTTATCATTTTCTTAGAGTCTGCCGTCTTCACCGACGAACgctccgaggaagatgtcgttgAAGATGAGTCATCAGTCGAGGCTGAGAAGTTGCTCGTCGCCGGAGATTTCATCACTtgcggcttcttcttcttcgcggCGATCTCTTTCGAAGGTTTGACTCTGTTCCCGGTCGAACACAGGATGGCTCGTGGCTCGACAACCATTGGTTTAACAGGAGAACGAAGCTTAGTGAGTGCAGACATCTTTGAGGAAATGTGAGGGTACAATGGGAAAGAGAAAAATTGAGAATTGATGATAAGGAATGAGATGggatcagagagagagagagaggtggaaCAGAGTATGAGGTTTTTAAAAACAGAACGGTAACAAGAGAAAAGGACTTTAAAGAGGTTGGATGTAATGAAACCGGTAATAGCCGGTGAGTGTTTTGATTGCGTGTCGGTAGTTTTTATCGTGTTGCTTCAGAAAGAGACACCGAGAAAATGGTTAAAGGCGTGAGaattacgttttttttttgtgtcattAATGAACTGATTAAGTTTGCCGCGCTTTGtcatttagaattaaaaaaaaatagagtagtgGGGGTTAACTGTAGACTTTTTAGGGAATAAAAGGGGgttaaaacttcaaaaacatGTGTTTTGGGGGATGCACCAAATGCTTTATGAGTTTGACCCCATATACAGTAAAAGTTCAATGAAACAAgtacatttattttttactccaaCCTCTAATTAACTGCTCCAGTCGCTCGTGCTCAATCACAGCTTTTGGCTTCGTTGAAGAAGGGCAAGTAcaatgattgtaaataaactaatttgatttgacccctctctctctatctctttttTCTTCGGTGGTAAAATTGTGTTATTATTACTTTGCGATGTTCATTATTCATTATTTGTACATTATTTATTTCAGTGTTTCTTTTGCAGTGTTCACCGGTTAACCCAAAAAACTTTACAAACTCTACAAGAATAGATAACACAAAGAAAACCTTTGATTATTTTACTAGTTGCCATATAACCTTGTAGCATAACCATATATAACTTCTCTCTTTGAGGGACTAATAGAGTGTTTAATGGTTATTAAGAGGTGGGCAGAGAGTCAGGCTCTGATTTGGTGAAGTGTGTGGTGTTGGCACACGAGTGAAGGGCGCAACGGGAATTTGAAAAAGCTTTAAGTAGAAGTTAAAAAAGTAGCTTACCGTTAAGTTAAAGAATCGTAAAAGCCATCTCATCCCAACACCAACTCCACCTCAACCTCACCTTGCGGTGGCCTGCCGTTTCTTTTACCTTTTCTTTCTAACGGCTAACCACTAACTCCTCTTTAATGGGCTTAGCCCAACTAATTATGCGGCCCTAACTCCGTACTTAACTCTTTAAAAGCCTTCCATAATTAACAAGAAGATATCTCTCATCACCAACAACAAGCAAACAAAAATTGGTACAAGTAAAACCTGTGAGGCTGTGTGACAAATTTAATTTCTGCAACATCTTTTGTATTCAGAACCACAACTGTACACTTTAATAACGCTATAAGCCTTTGTGTAATAACTAAAAGACTAAAACATTTGTCTTTAAACCGGTCCGAGAGTGTTGAAATGGTCCCATGCTTCCTAACAGAtttaaaccaaacaaacaaaagagaaaggaCTTAAGATACCAAAATAAAATCATCATAAAAACACTTATTAGCTTGTGAGCCAACCTGTAACAACTCGAAAACTTTCTCAGCCATGTATTTCTGGTTTGCAGAAGCACCCTTCTGTTGCAACTTATCTGGATGAAGGATTAGTAATGCTCTCTGGTATGATTTTCGAACTGCGTTTCCTTCGATCATATCCATGAGAGGAACCGCCTTCCATCCACACCCGGGCCATAGAATCTGCAAAGTCAAACAGTCCATAACTTGTCCAAATACATAGTCTCAATATGTTAGCCTGTAGTTGAATACTTACATATTGCAGTGTAGACAGGAGAGACCTAATGTTTCCACTCTTTCCACTTGACCACTTGCGTATTTTAGCATCGATGTTCTATACATTTTTTTGcattttgttttgagttttttatatgaataaaagattatatatctTTGTAGGTGCAGTAGTATTATTACCTGGAATTCTTCagcattattttttgtttcttccatTTTGTTCTCATCTTGTGTTATATCCTCCACCTATGCAACACATCACaaggaaatataaaaaaactaaagattGGTGAAAACTTGAAGGTTAAAAGTGATGTTCTGCTTACCAGGAAATTTACATGGAAGGGCTCGTCTATATCCTCTGAGGTAACATGTGctgacagaagaagaagaaaaacagatGAGCTCAGATGATATTTTAGTTATGTAGTGTGAAAAGAAGGTTTTAATCAGATACACCAATCCAAGAACCTACCTGTGCTAGGTTCCTGTTTCTCCTCTTGTTCAGTAACACCACTAGGCTTACTACTATCTGCTACCTTTTTCTGAGTTGCCTGTGAAGGTTTCTGATCCTGATCCTGCATGAGTATTCGCAAGCAAGGAGTCAAAAACCACAAAACAcagtaaaacatatatataggaAGATCTTGATTTACAAAACCACAAACCATGGCGGGTGTAACTGGAGTTGATGTCTTTTGTTGATCAGGAACCTTTGCAGTTTCTTTGGCCTTAGCATCGTCTTTATTGGTATCAGTCACGGGAACTTCTTTAGCTCTCCATCTAGAGCTTTGCCCAAGAGGTTCTCCACCTGCTCCAGCTGAAGCTCCTTGACTGAAAATCTTAACAAAGTCCATCACTTTCCCTTTGGCTCCATCTTTGCCAACCTCTGGTGCTGAGGATGCACTTGCGTAGCTGGATGTATTATCAGGCATGGGGCTATCAACAGAACTTCTACTGCCTTGTGCTTTCTTTTTGCTTCTTGAATCTCCTGCATGGCTTCTCATGCTCTTCGCTTTGCTTTTaccttttctttcttccttctCTAACTCTATTTCCTCACCTGCAATGACAAAAGAACTTAACAAAGTccacaaaccaaacaaacataCCTATGTCTTAAAGAAACCAACCTTGTCTCTCGTCCTTAACATCTAAAAATGAATGTTGAGGTTTCACATTAGCCTCATCAGGAGCTTTCGACACATTGCTAGAGAAGGCTTGTTCAGacatctcctcttctttctGAACACCAGGACGCTTTTGTGAGCTTTGTCCTTCTGCTTCAAACGAAGTAGGACGCAAATCACTAGGTGTCGTCTCTTCAGCTTTAGCCATAGAGCTCAACCTAGAAGTGCCCCACATGGCAACAGGAACTCCTTTATTAGGCCACTTGTAGATAGAGAAGTGAAACTGCCTCACTTTCCCATTAACAACCTTTGGAGCAACATAACCATCTGAATCCGGTTTAGCAGTAGAGTTCACCATATCAGCACTGCTTGAAGTTCTTGACAAAGGAGAGCTCGAAGCAGCTTCCTTGTTCCTGCTTAAACTCCGAGCAGCTGAACCAAACGTAGGCATCTCTGTCCCTTTGATTAGTTTTGCAGGAAGACTGAGAAACAAAAGTCAATACTCAAAACTACAAAACAGATCATATTTTGATTGCATCACCAATTTACGAAAGCCAGTGAAAATATAAGACCTGAACTAGACCTCGGCACATTTATCCAAAActgaaaaaccgaaccgaactagACCGATAAAAAACCGAAAGcgaatcaaaattttcaaatatccaAACAgaatttataactaaaaaacatatatcaaaCCAAAACCGAACTAATGGATAcccgaataataaaatacaatttttatatttacaaaattagttaTGTTTAGCTTTAAAGTAAACAAACATCCTGATACTTTCTATAAATCTCGGACTTATCTATAAAATTTACTCGATTTAACCAAAATTATacgaaaaaccaaaaccaatttAAACCTGAAATAACTAAATCGAAATCAAATCTGAGTTTCATAAATAATCGAACGAATTCTATCtctagaatttaaaaaaaaattccaaaactgaattaaccgaaccaaaaccaaaatgtGTAGGACTAACCTGAACTGTGCAGGAAACGAAGTCCCAGGAGGAGACTCGACTTTGTGAGGGATAGGACGAGCCGGGCTAAGGATCCGAGAACCCGGAAGTGATGACCCGAACGTTTCTCCTTCGTTCTTTACCTTCCTCTGcggtgaagaagatgatgatgattcatTCACTCTGAAGATATCGTCGAAGAAATCATCAGCAGTGAAACGACGACGGATGGATGACGGGTCTTCACCGAACACAGGCTTCTCGTCTCGGAGAATCAGCGCGCTGTTGTCGACGATGACGTCACGCCGCCTGATTTCACTGAAGCTATGTCTACCGGTGGTTTCAATAACTTTGGACCGTCTTTTAGGCGGACCACCAAACACATCCCTGAAGTCTATGTCCACGTCATCGTCCCCGGCGGGATGACGCAGGAGAGGCGGTGAGTTTGGTAGTGTCTGCATAGTGTGGcacaaatgagaactttgacaGAGCTAACACACGGAACAGAACATTGTAGGTTAGTTGTTTCAGACAGGATGTAAGGTAAGGGTGGGGTCCATTTGATTTGAAGCCACAAACAAAAGAGTGTTTGAGTTATTACAGAGAGGAATCTTAACGTCTTCTTTGTTGTGGATAAAACACATATAAGTCCAAAGCCTAacactctctccctctctctcttcttgctttctttttttgtctctctctctaattttttttttttgtggtcagAAGATAATGCATGTTTGGTCAGTTAGGCTAAAGACCATAAGGTTACAAAAATATTCATGGTACAGAAAAATtgtaataattaatgaaattagaCAAATTCgtgaataattataataatttcattattaaaaattataaccacaGATGAAACCAGACTACCTTGTTTCTTGCATAACAAGTATTATTAAAGGCATAAGCCCTAAGGAAGATTCAAATGAGTCAACACTCAACACTAAACCGAGATACATACCGGTACAATCTtcataatcattttttttaagaactttaaatCCTACTAAAGAGAAGATGAGCACCTTTTTGAGGCTGCAAGGTCACAAACAAAACAGGAGCATGGACATAACTTGGAGACAACCTGAAACTGTAATGCTTCAAGATCGTGGCAAGAACCGTTTTGGCCTCAACAACTGCTAGATTCTGTCCCACGCAAGTCCTCACCCCTAACCCAAACGGCACAAGCAGAGCTGATTCTTTCCTGGTGTCTTCGAACCTACCCGGGTTAAACTCCTCCGCGTCTTCTCCCCATGCGTCTCTGTCGTGGTGCATCGCGACAACCGATAAGTACAGTTGAGTTCCTTTAGGAATCTCGAGGCTTCCGAGCTTAGCTTTCTTAAGTGTGTCGCGGTTTAGTGTCATCGCTGGAGGGTAGAGCCGGAGTGTCTCATTGATTATCATACCTAACTGTTATAAAGATTAGGAATCAGTTTCTCTTACAAAACCATTGTTAAGTTAATGACTTACTTGATAACTTATGGAATTGGATGATCCTATTGATAGAGCAGAGCTCTTGTTATATACAATTACAGAGGAGGTATTTAGGGTATGCGTATATACAGAAGTTATGATAAGGAGATGATTGAGCTAATGTAATATATGCTCATGAATGTGAAGATAGTTTCCTTATCCTAATATCCCCCCTCAAGACGGACCGCCTTGTGCTAGTCCGATCTTGGAGCATAGTTGTTGATGTTTAGCGCGGGAGAGAGGCTTGGTTAAAGCGTCAGCGAGTTGATCGGCCGAGGTAACGTGAGTGACACGCATATGACCAGCTTGAACATGACTGCGGACAAAGTGATAATCAAGAGCTAGATGCTTCATTCGGGAGTGAAAGACAGGGTTTGCTGCAAGGTACGTGGCGCCTATGTTGTCGCAATAGATCGTTGGAGGTGCAGTTGTCTTGATGTGCAATTCGGTGATGAGAGAGAGCAGCCAGCAAACTTCAGCAGCGGTGGAAGCAATAGACCGATACTCAGCTTCAGTCGACGAGCGAGCAACAGTGGCTTGTTTCTTAGAAGACCAGGCAATGGGATGCTTCCCAAAGTAGACGATATAGGCACCTGTGGATGTGTAATCATCGCGGTTccctgcccaatctgcatctgTGAAGGCGTGTAAGGCAGGTGTGTTGCTCGCAGAAAGAAAAATTCCAGTGGTCATACTACCAGACAGATAGCGAAGAACACGTTTAACTCCATGCCAGTGCTCATCAGTGGGCTTGTGCATAAATTGTGATAGCTTGTTGACAGCAAATGAGATGTCTGGACGAGTTAGGGACAAGTATTGAAGACTCCCAACAGTAGCACGGTATTGAGTCGGATCAGACAATGGCTTGCCGGAGTCAAGCGTCAGTGGTTTGTATGGACACATTGGCGTGGAAACTGGGTTGCAGTCTTCCATCTTGATTCTCTGTAGTAAATCTGCAATATAACGATGTTGAGTCAGTAACAAGCCATGAGAAGTTCTATGAGCTTCAATGCCTAAAAAATAAGAGAGAGAGCCAAGGTCTTTGAGAGAGAATCGTGTAGATAGAGCCTTTATGAAGCGTTCCATTTGCTGTATGTTGTTCCCGGTGAGAACAATGTCATCGACATACACTAGCATGTAGAGAAGAGTGCCATTTTGATTGTAAATGAAGAGACTGGCATCGGCAAGGGAATTTTTGAATCCAGAAGAAAGCAAGAATCGCTTGAGCTCagtgtaccaagcccttggtgctTGTTTAAGTCCATAGATAGCCTTGTTGAGCTTACATACAGCCTTTGGATTGTCTTGATTGATGAACCCCGGTGGCTGCATCATATAGACTGTTTCATCAAGCTtgccttgcaagaaagcattgtTTACGTCAAATTGTCGGATTGGCCATTGGTTGGAGATGGCGACACTTAAGACCAAGCGGATGGTAGCTGGTTTGACAACAGGACTGTATGTATCTTGATAGTCAAGACCATGTTGCTGAGTGAAGCCTTTTGCGACTAGACGGGCCTTGAATCTGTCCACCGAACCATCAGCTTTGCGCTTGATCGTGAAGACCCATCTGCACCCGACAACATTAGCTGCGTGCACTGGTGAATGTAGATCCCAAGTATGGTTGCGAAGCTGTGCATTAATCTCATCACACATAGCTTTCCTCCATCTAGGATCCTTTAATGCTTCTGCCACAGACGTTGGTATTCTCTCTGTTGCAGGAACCACAACAGCAGAAAGATTGAGTTTGTCTACTGGTTTGCGCTTCCGTGTAGATGCTCTCTGTGGCTGGTGTTGGACAGGATTTGGCGCAGCTGGAGGTGCTTCAGTAGAAGGTATGATCGTGGGTTGTGTTGACTGTTCTGGTGGTGGTATTGGTGGAGCTGCTGCGGCAGTAGGAGTTGTGGTTGTTGGAGCAGAGTTTGGAGGCTGTAAGACTGGCACCGGAGCAGTTGATGGAGGAGCCGGAGCAGTTGATGGAGGAGCCGGAGCAGTTGATGGAGGAGCCTGAGGCTTGAGAGGAATAACAGTAGTAGTCACATGATCTGCGTTTGATGAAGCTGCAGGAACATTCTCATCAAAAGAGTCAGATGTAAGCGGGTTAGGCAACTCAAAGGGAAAAACATATTCATGGAAAACAACATGTCTAGAAGTATATATCCTAGATGTTTTTCTATCTAAGCAGTAATAGGCACTTTGAGTTGTAGAATATCCTAGAAATACACATGGAGAAGAGCGTGCATCAAGTTTATGGGAGGTGTATGGTTTTGTCCAAGGAAAACAAAGACAACCAAATATCCTCAACTTAGAGTAGTTTGGTATGTGACCGAATAGAGATTCAAAAGGAGACTTCATCTTTAAGACTGGAGTAGGCATTCTGTTGATTAGAAAAACTGATGTTGCTAGAGCATATGGCCAGTAATTCTTTGGCATCGAGGCATGAGATAACAGAGCAAGACCGGTTTCGACTATATGTCGATGTTTCCGCTCTGAAATGCCATTATGCTCAGGCGTATGGGGAGGTGAAGTATAATGAGAGATGCCATTAGCAGCTAGAAAAGCAGTAAGTGCAATATACTCACCTCCATTATCAGTGTAAAGAGTTTTAATCTTGCTTTGAAAACGATTTTCAACTAAAGCCTTAAAGCGTTGAAAGACTTCTGAAACCTGAGACTTTCTTTGTAAAGGATAAAGCCAAGTATAACGTGTAAAATGATCGACGAAAATCacataatatttgaaattatctATGGACAGAAGAGGTGAtgtccatacatctgaaaacACAACTTCGAGAGGAGAAGTAGAAATAAGAGTTGAAACTGAAAACGGCAACTTGTGCATTTTATTAATCGAGCAAGCATTACAAGGCTTGTTCTTTAAAGCTTTTGAAGATAATGGTAAATGAAAAGTAGAAAGCATAGTTTGTAAAATAGAAGCAGCCGGATGGCCTAAACGCGAATGCCAATCAGATAGAGTTGTGCTAGTAGCCGAAGCATAGGTTAGAGTAGTtgcggttgttgttgttgcgaTTGGGACCTCGCCAGTTGTTCTGCATATTGGAGTTCCGAGATCTTGTATCAGTTGCATTCGCTGTGGCTGGAACATCTAGACTTGCTGCTGGTTCCTTACAGAGAAGCATTGCCTCTCTGTTCAAGAGACGTTCATGAAGCTCTGCAAACGAAATAGCTGAGTCTCTACCATGTATCGCATCAATCTCGGGTTTGTATTCATCAGGCAGACCAGCGAGAACATTCTCCGTGATGTCTTCAAGATCCATTGGTTTACCAAGTTCGGCGAGTTCATCAGTTTTGGTTTTGATGGTCCTAAGATATTCAGAGATCGTCTTGGTTCCTTTGGTGCACTTGTTGACTTGATTCTTCAGCTGGCGAATATGACCTCTGGACGGATTACCAAAGGTTTGTGCAAGGAGGTTCCAGATCTGAGCTGTTGTGGTGGCGCTGGAGACAACAGACTGAAGCGGTGTTGTTATTGCTCCAATCAATGCGCTGTAGAGGAGGCGATCTTGACGTCGCCAGGGAGGGTAGTCCGGATTGACTACGTTCTGGCCTTCAGCATTGAGGATGGTCGCTGCAGCCATAGTTGTTTCATCAAGGAAACCGTGAAGCTCAAGGCCTTCAAGAAGAGCACAGATCTGTTTACTCCACATCAAATAGTTAGCATTTGTCAACTTGGTAATGTTTGACATGTTGACAGTGAGGAGCGTGCTAGATGGATCTCTGGCATTGAAGACTGTTGTAGTCTCAGCAGAGGAGCTATCGTTGGCCATAGGTAACAGAAAGAatggaggtttttttttttttttaattatagaagaaacagagaagaacgaagaagaagaagaagaagaaacagaaccgagagaaaggagaaaaaaaaaaaaaaaaatttttgaggATCtcagtgctctgataccatgataactTATGGAATTGGATGATCCTATTGATAGAGCAGAGCTCTTGTTATATACAATTACAGAGGAGGTATTTACGGTATGCGTATATACAGAAGTTATGATAAGGAGATGATTGAGCTAATGTAATATATGCTCATGAATGTGAAGATAGTTTCCTTATCCTAATATTACTATCTTGAGATCTTGTAAGATATCTGGAGTGGGAAACCCGGTTGGTCCAAGGACGCGGTTAACTTCTTCTCGAGCAATGCTTTGCCATTCTTGATGCATAGCTAAGAGGACTAACACCCAAGTCATGAGATCACCAGTTGTTTCCTTAGCTGCAAAGTAGAAAGTCTTGCATTCATCTATAACTTCT comes from the Brassica napus cultivar Da-Ae chromosome A7, Da-Ae, whole genome shotgun sequence genome and includes:
- the LOC106354524 gene encoding probable GMP synthase [glutamine-hydrolyzing], with translation MSALTKLRSPVKPMVVEPRAILCSTGNRVKPSKEIAAKKKKPQVMKSPATSNFSASTDDSSSTTSSSERSSVKTADSKKMITPSKRNGSVTKLNSVAAVGDILPESPGPVKRCHWITPNSDSIYVKFHDEEWGVPVRDDKKLFELLVFSQALAEFSWPSILHKRDAFRKLFEDFDPLAISEFTEKRLMSLKVNGCLVLSEQKLRAIADNAKSVLKVKQEFGSFSNYCWRFVNHKPLRNGYRYGRQVPVKSPKAEYISKDMMQRGFRCVGPTVIYSFLQVSGIVNDHLTSCFRYQECNAETET
- the LOC106354520 gene encoding J domain-containing protein required for chloroplast accumulation response 1-like, whose product is MQTLPNSPPLLRHPAGDDDVDIDFRDVFGGPPKRRSKVIETTGRHSFSEIRRRDVIVDNSALILRDEKPVFGEDPSSIRRRFTADDFFDDIFRVNESSSSSSPQRKVKNEGETFGSSLPGSRILSPARPIPHKVESPPGTSFPAQFSLPAKLIKGTEMPTFGSAARSLSRNKEAASSSPLSRTSSSADMVNSTAKPDSDGYVAPKVVNGKVRQFHFSIYKWPNKGVPVAMWGTSRLSSMAKAEETTPSDLRPTSFEAEGQSSQKRPGVQKEEEMSEQAFSSNVSKAPDEANVKPQHSFLDVKDERQGEEIELEKEERKGKSKAKSMRSHAGDSRSKKKAQGSRSSVDSPMPDNTSSYASASSAPEVGKDGAKGKVMDFVKIFSQGASAGAGGEPLGQSSRWRAKEVPVTDTNKDDAKAKETAKVPDQQKTSTPVTPAMDQDQKPSQATQKKVADSSKPSGVTEQEEKQEPSTAHVTSEDIDEPFHVNFLVEDITQDENKMEETKNNAEEFQNIDAKIRKWSSGKSGNIRSLLSTLQYILWPGCGWKAVPLMDMIEGNAVRKSYQRALLILHPDKLQQKGASANQKYMAEKVFELLQEAWDHFNTLGPV